CTGAACAGAGGCGATCGTGTTACTCATATTCAATACACCTGCAAAGAACGCGACCGCTATAATTCCGTATTCAAGGTTCGGTGCTCCAAGCGGGAACAGATCAAACGCAAAGGCCGCTGCTGGCGCTTCCTGACCGCTACCTGGGAACAGCAGCACATAGGCGATCCAACCAACTACAATTCCTATGAGAATCGCGAAATTCCCGATAACCCTTGGTGCCTTTATTTTCAACACACTAACAAAAATGACCAGCACCACAGAAAGGATGCTGACAGGCACATTCATTACGCCATCCTCTGTCATCCCAAGCATTCCTTGAAAAAATACCATCATCAATTGGAAGGTTAATAGGAAAAGATACACCGTCATGACCATCGGTGTGAATACCCGCGGCAGTACCGAAGTCCATCCAAACACCGCGAGCAGCATCGTAAATCCGCCTGCAAGCAAGAGTCCTGTGGCAACCCCTCCACCGATTTCCGTGAAACTCATTCCTAGGGACGAGGCGGTAAGTCCAAGGTTCAGCATTACCCCCCACAACAAACCAGAGTGTCCTTCGAGCAGAGGGTAGCGGTGGCCCATCCACCCTTGGAAGATGCATGCCAGCCCAGTGAAAAGCAGGGAGGCACTCAGCATCATCCGGCTTACTTCCGGTGACACATCAAAAGCGGCCCCCACAGATAGCGGAACCACAACTGTGTTGGCGAACATAAAAAAGAGCCATTGTAACGAAGAAAACATCGTAAACGATGAGGTTAATTTATTCATAGATGTTCCTTTCCTGGTTGCAAATGTTCTACAGCATACACATGAATAGGATGATGCACATTTACTTTGGCATCATCACTTGTTGTTTTTGCGTCTATAAGTAAAGCAACCATCACAATTAAATTAAGTATGATAAGAATCAGAATCGCTCTCATGTCGTTCTTCTCCTGCCTTTCTCCAAATATATGGTATCATATGTAAAACCATATGGATGATATTTGTTTTGTTGTGAAATCATATGAAAAACATATAGGAGATGAAAAGGGAATGGATATTCGGCAATTGCGTTATTTTACTGTCATTGCGGAAGAAAAAAATATTTCACAAGCTGCCCGGAAATTACATATGTCCCAGCCCCCATTAAGTCAACAATTAAAGTTGATGGAAGAGGAATTAGGAATCAGACTTGTTCACCGTGAAGGAAAGAGGCTTCGGCTGACAGAAGCGGGAGTAAAGCTTTATCACCATGCTGTTCAGGTCACAAAGCTGATGGAAGAGGGCATGGAGGAGGTAAAGGAAGTAGGGGAAGGATTGAAGGGTTCCTTAAAAATTGGGGTGAACACGCTGTCTGAGATGTCGCTCAGCAGATTGTTGTTTGCATTCAAGGAAAAGTATCCTGCGGTAACTTATGAAATTCATCAAAATGAATCAGGTCAGCTGTTTCAATTGCTGCGTGAACGTGCTATAGACTTGGCAGTGATTCGTTTTCCCGTTCAATCAGAAGAATTTGGACATTTTATGCTGAAGAGGGAACCCTTCTATTTTGTCAGCCGGGAAGCTTGGAATGGACCGGTGACTTTAGAGAAGATTGCTGGGGAGACGCTGCTTTTGCCAAGCACAAAGGGACAAGGCCTGTACGATTATATCCTTCAGTCCTTTGCACAAAGAGGATATGAACCAAACATTGTGTGTGCGAGTTCAGATTTAACTTTGCTTGCTGGTCTTGTCCAACAAGGCTTTGGAGCAACCTTAGTTCCAGAGAGCGCCATGCATATTTTTTCTGAAGCAAAAGTCCATTCGTATTTGGTGGAGGATGAGGACTTGACAACTCAATATGGGGTTGCCTGGATGAAAAAGTACTATTTATCAAAGGTGGCAACCAGATTTCTGGAGATGTATAAGGAAATCTCTCGAAACCCTTTGGGAAGTTGATGTATAATAGAACAAGTTATATCTTTTAATTTCTGAAAGAGAGTGAATATATATGGGTCGTAAATGGAACAACATTAAGGAAAAAAAGGCGGCAAAGGATCAGAATACGAGTAGAGTCTATTCTAAATTTGCCCTTGAAATCTATGTAGCAGCAAAGCAAGGCGAGCCGGATCCAGAATCCAACATGGCACTGAAATTCGTACTTGAGCGTGCAAAAACGTACAACGTACCACGTAACATTATCGACCGCGCGATCGACAAAGCAAAAGGCGGCGGGGAAGAAAGCTATAACGAGCTTCGTTACGAAGGTTTCGGACCGAATGGATCAATGGTAATCGTGGACACACTGACAAACAACGTGAACCGTACAGCATCCGAAGTGCGTGCAGCATTCGGAAAAAATGGCGGAAACATGGGTGTAAGTGGATCTGTTGCTTACATGTTCGACGCAACGGCTGTATTCGCATTCGAAGGCAAAAATTCCGACGAAGTGCTTGAAGTGTTGATGGAAGCAGACCTTGATGTGCGCGATATCTTGGAAGAA
This window of the Sutcliffiella horikoshii genome carries:
- a CDS encoding uracil/xanthine transporter, which produces MNKLTSSFTMFSSLQWLFFMFANTVVVPLSVGAAFDVSPEVSRMMLSASLLFTGLACIFQGWMGHRYPLLEGHSGLLWGVMLNLGLTASSLGMSFTEIGGGVATGLLLAGGFTMLLAVFGWTSVLPRVFTPMVMTVYLFLLTFQLMMVFFQGMLGMTEDGVMNVPVSILSVVLVIFVSVLKIKAPRVIGNFAILIGIVVGWIAYVLLFPGSGQEAPAAAFAFDLFPLGAPNLEYGIIAVAFFAGVLNMSNTIASVQAAADLYGETAKPGQFRNSFFFTGLFSVFASLFGLVPYTPFTSTIGFLQSTRILDRKPFFIGGIMLAAIGLVPPLTSFLVTMPMTVGNAVLFVAYLQLFGTAYGSLRGAVFNSDTIFRLAAPVLLGVCLMNTSPAVFGPLPVLLQPFLANGLIMGVLLSIVLEKVTNWGQYEDKAVGHS
- a CDS encoding LysR family transcriptional regulator, which gives rise to MDIRQLRYFTVIAEEKNISQAARKLHMSQPPLSQQLKLMEEELGIRLVHREGKRLRLTEAGVKLYHHAVQVTKLMEEGMEEVKEVGEGLKGSLKIGVNTLSEMSLSRLLFAFKEKYPAVTYEIHQNESGQLFQLLRERAIDLAVIRFPVQSEEFGHFMLKREPFYFVSREAWNGPVTLEKIAGETLLLPSTKGQGLYDYILQSFAQRGYEPNIVCASSDLTLLAGLVQQGFGATLVPESAMHIFSEAKVHSYLVEDEDLTTQYGVAWMKKYYLSKVATRFLEMYKEISRNPLGS
- a CDS encoding YebC/PmpR family DNA-binding transcriptional regulator, which gives rise to MGRKWNNIKEKKAAKDQNTSRVYSKFALEIYVAAKQGEPDPESNMALKFVLERAKTYNVPRNIIDRAIDKAKGGGEESYNELRYEGFGPNGSMVIVDTLTNNVNRTASEVRAAFGKNGGNMGVSGSVAYMFDATAVFAFEGKNSDEVLEVLMEADLDVRDILEEEETVIVYAEPDQFHAVQTALKGAGVEEFSVAELTMLAQNEVELPGDAQEQFEKLIDALEDCDDVQRVYHNVDLGE